Proteins from a single region of Corvus moneduloides isolate bCorMon1 chromosome 19, bCorMon1.pri, whole genome shotgun sequence:
- the TRIM47 gene encoding E3 ubiquitin-protein ligase TRIM47, which yields MDAAPGSAPPSSAAALRLALATPGLPEGPLGCPICLDVLRDPVTVPCGHNFCQGCLQALRQRPGPPDGGGAGGAARCPLCQEPVPAALRLCKNRALCELLPLLAAATGGSSPPSPAAASPMAPGAEEEDAAGEEGAAVLCDVCPPGSRVAAERSCLVCLASFCGAHLEPHRRAPAFRAHRLVAPLRRLEEGLCPRHLQPLDGFCRTEQSCVCARCRAHEHRAHDVVPLEQEREHKQAQQAKFLSDVENELEELAVTIAQAKKMVELIKGAATKERERVEKLFAEASEVLATFQKEVMGFIQDGERSMLGEAEADLRWKEERRAKLVQCKQNLENVPSTDTIYFLQEFQALKVAMEENLSPPLSFQNELNFTKCTQAVGAVKDVLSTICKNQWNHLQGKGIDGLSCQETEEALAESRFPDKPNNPACLESRDYFLKFAFIIDLDSDTADKFIQLFGTKGAKRVLCPIPYPESPTRFINCEQVLGLNLMNRGNYYWEVELIDGWVSIGVIAEDFDPREPYNHGRLGRNDRSCCLQWNGQNYVAWFGGFECPIQQPFFHTIGVFLEYSEKALTFYGVKDSKMTCLQQLKVSPSAKGKSDPFQNKINRQFASLFSCKLKPAFFLESVDAHLQIGPLKKDCVSVLKRR from the exons ATGGATGCTGCGCCCGGGAGCGCCCCGCCGTCCTCCGCCGCGGCGTTGCGGCTGGCGCTGGCGACTCCGGGGCTGCCCGAGGGTCCCCTCGGCTGCCCCATCTGCCTGGACGTGCTGCGGGACCCGGTGACGGTGCCGTGCGGACACAACTTCTGCCAGGGCTGCTTGCAGGCGCTCCGCCAGCGGCCAGGCCCCCCCGACGGCGGTGGGGCGGGCGGAGCCGCCCGCTGCCCGCTGTGCCAGGAGCCCGTCCCCGCGGCCCTGCGGCTCTGCAAGAACCGCGCCCTGTGCGAGCTCCTGCCGCTGCTGGCGGCCGCCACCGGCGGCTCGTCCCCGCCGTCCCCGGCCGCCGCGTCCCCGATGGCCCCGGGAGCcgaggaggaggatgctgcGGGAGAGGAAGGAGCGGCGGTGCTGTGCGATGTGTGCCCGCCGGGGTCCCGCGTGGCGGCGGAGCGGTCGTGCCTGGTGTGCCTGGCGTCCTTCTGCGGGGCGCACCTGGAGCCGCACCGGCGCGCCCCGGCCTTCCGCGCACACCGGCTGGTGGCCCCGCTGCGCCggctggaggaggggctgtGCCCCCGCCACCTGCAGCCCCTCGACGGCTTCTGCCGCACcgagcagagctgtgtctgcGCCCGCTGCCGCGCCCACGAGCATCGCGCCCACGACGTGGTGCCCCTCGAACAGGAGCGGGAGCACAAGCAG GCCCAACAAGCCAAATTCCTCAGCGATGTGGAGAatgagctggaggagctggcagtCACCATCGCCCAGGCCAAGAAAATGGTGGAGCTCATTAAG GGTGCTGCcacaaaggagagagaaagggtCGAGAAGCTCTTTGCAGAGGCCTCTGAGGTGCTGGCAACCTTCCAGAAGGAGGTGATGGGATTCATCCAGGACGGGGAGCGCTCCATGCTGGGGGAGGCCGAGGCCGATCTCCGCTGGAAGGAGGAGAGACGAGCCAAGCTGGTCCAGTGCAAGCAAAACTTGGAGAACGTCCCCAGCACCGACACCATCTACTTCctccag GAATTTCAGGCCTTGAAAGTAGCCATGGAAGAAAACCTCTCTCCACCTTTGAGCTTCCAGAACGAGCTGAACTTCACCAAGTGCACCCAAGCCGTGGGTGCCGTAAAGGATGTGCTGTCCACTATCTGCAAAAACCAGTGGAACCACTTGCAGGGGAAAGGAATTGATGGATTGAGTTGCCAGGAGACGGAGGAAG CATTGGCCGAATCCCGATTTCCAGACAAGCCAAACaatcctgcctgcctggagagCCGTGATTATTTCCTGAAAT TCGCCTTCATCATCGACCTGGACAGTGACACAGCTGACAAGTTCATCCAGCTGTTCGGCACCAAGGGGGCCAAACGGgtgctgtgccccatcccctACCCAGAGAGCCCCACCCGCTTCATCAACTGCGAGCAGGTGCTGGGTTTGAACCTCATGAACAGGGGCAACTACTACTGGGAGGTGGAGCTGATCGACGGCTGGGTCAGCATCGGGGTCATCGCCGAGGACTTTGACCCGCGGGAGCCCTACAACCACGGCCGCCTGGGCAGGAACGACaggtcctgctgcctgcagtggaACGGCCAGAACTATGTGGCCTGGTTTGGTGGCTTCGAGTGCCCCATCCAGCAGCCCTTTTTCCACACGATCGGCGTCTTCCTGGAGTATTCGGAAAAGGCTTTAACCTTCTACGGAGTCAAGGACTCCAAGATgacctgcctgcagcagctcaaggTCTCCCCTTCTGCCAAGGGGAAGTCTGACCCATTCCAGAACAAGATCAACCGCCAGTTTGCCTCTCTTTTCTCGTGCAAGCTGAAGCCAGCCTTTTTCCTGGAGAGTGTGGATGCCCACCTGCAGATTGGGCCGCTGAAGAAGGATTGTGTGTCGGTGCTGAAGCGCCGGTGA
- the TRIM65 gene encoding tripartite motif-containing protein 65 — protein MASPISQKLEEKLVCSICLELFRVPVTLPCGHNFCKRCIGDHWDKQKQAPAGSEASYTCPECRRGFKRCPELEKNVTLYSVVELARDADARGSATGRCEVAPGELCPQHGRPLELYCQDERRCICCVCTVRDCQRHRRVLFEEERAKKQTLLKVSLEKAQEESERIELTMKELEVQTQSIKDSSEELKAGIQSKFTHLRKALEDFQCRTVASIEQEQVVALEHVERNWNLLKDRLDVLGQHRERVQSLLACPDHRTFLQEFPLLPPLESPEALVPVQFDVAAVVKPISEILTDLSRLLLEASPGSVVPQVPDPAGQGPGHPQELAVKVVAPLPRCQLRAELLKDHHNLTFDPKTANKYLELLKGARKAKHSPSPVPGLEQGPRFEPWQVLCTQSYGPGHHYWEVKISSHSIILGVTYRGLPREQQQGHRFNIGLDGGSWGLQVREDCYLAWHKGRAEKIQEQLYKNLGVSLDYDKGLLSFYGLGERTQLIHSFHSVFTEPLYPVFWLCEGRVVTLCQRD, from the exons atggCATCACCCATCTCGcagaagctggaggagaagctggtGTGCTCCATCTGCCTGGAGCTGTTCAGGGTGCCCGTCACCTTGCCCTGCGGCCACAACTTCTGCAAGCGCTGCATCGGCGACCACTGGGACAAGCAAAAGCAGGCGCCCGCCGGCAGCGAGGCGAGCTACACCTGCCCCGAGTGCCGCAGGGGCTTCAAGCGGTGCCCGGAGCTGGAGAAGAATGTCACCCTGTACAGCGTGGTGGAGCTGGCACGGGACGCTGACGCGCGGGGCTCGGCCACGGGCCGGTGCGAGGTGGCCCCCGGCGAGCTGTGCCCGCAGCACGGGCGCCCGCTGGAGCTGTACTGCCAGGACGAGCGGCGCTGCATCTGCTGCGTCTGCACCGTGCGGGACTGCCAGCGGCACCGGCGGGTGCTCTTCGAGGAGGAACGAGCCAAAAAGCAG ACCCTTTTGAAAGTATCCCTGGAAAAAGCCCAGGAGGAATCGGAGAGGATTGAGCTGACAatgaaggagctggaggtgcaAACACAGAGCATCAAG GACTCCTCCGAGGAACTCAAAGCTGGGATTCAGAGCAAATTCACCCACCTGAGGAAAGCTCTGGAGGATTTCCAGTGTCGGACAGTGGCCAGTAttgagcaggagcaggtggtGGCACTGGAGCATGTGGAGAGGAACTGGAACCTCCTGAAGGACCGCCTGGATGTCCTtggccagcacagggagagggtTCAGAGCCTGCTGGCCTGCCCTGACCACAGGACCTTCCTCCAG GAGttccccctgctcccacctctgGAGAGCCCAGAGGCACTGGTGCCTGTGCAGTTTGATGTAGCTGCTGTGGTCAAGCCCATCTCTGAGATCCTCACCGAcctctccaggctcctgctggAGGCCTCGCCTGGCTCTGTGGTCCCCCAAGTCCCCGACCCCGCTGGCCAAG GCCCAGGGCATCCCCAGGAGCTGGCGGTGAAGGTTGTGGCCCCTCTCCCCAGGTGCCAGCTCCGAGCTGAGCTTCTGAAGG ACCACCACAACCTGACCTTTGATCCCAAGACAGCCAACAAGTACCTGGAGCTGTTGAAAGGTGCCCGGAAAGccaagcacagccccagccctgtccctgggctggagcagggccccCGCTTCGAGCCCTGGCAGGTGCTGTGCACGCAGAGCTACGGCCCCGGCCACCACTACTGGGAGGTGAAGATCTCCAGCCACTCCATCATCCTGGGGGTCACCTACCGAGGGCTCccccgggagcagcagcagggccacagGTTCAACATCGGGCTGGATGGGGGCTCgtgggggctgcaggtgagggAGGATTGTTACCTGGCCTGGCACAAGGGCCGGGCTGAGAAAATCCAGGAGCAGCTCTATAAGAACCTGGGGGTCAGCCTGGATTATGACAAGGGGCTCCTCTCCTTCTATGGCCTCGGGGAGAGGACACAGCTCATCCACTCCTTCCACAGTGTCTTCACTGAGCCGCTGTACCCCGTGTTTTGGCTGTGTGAGGGGCGAGTGGTGACGCTGTGCCAGAGGGACTga